A genomic region of Chloracidobacterium sp. contains the following coding sequences:
- the uraD gene encoding 2-oxo-4-hydroxy-4-carboxy-5-ureidoimidazoline decarboxylase, whose amino-acid sequence MAELNELANEAAEAAFLDCCGSREWAARMTASRPFAMLEDLFETGERTWFSLPINDHLEAFAAHPKIGSTKAAASQKKRAADWSAGEQSGAADATDDVKQQLAEANRLYQEKFGFIFIVCATGRSADEMLAICRARTRNSVETELKLAAIEQWQITEIRLNKLLEK is encoded by the coding sequence CTGGCCGAACTGAACGAGCTTGCAAACGAGGCGGCTGAGGCAGCATTTCTCGATTGCTGCGGTTCTCGCGAGTGGGCGGCTCGAATGACGGCATCGCGGCCGTTCGCTATGCTTGAAGACCTGTTCGAAACAGGTGAGCGGACATGGTTCTCGCTCCCGATCAACGACCACCTCGAAGCCTTTGCCGCCCACCCAAAGATCGGTTCGACAAAAGCCGCAGCATCCCAAAAGAAACGCGCCGCCGACTGGTCAGCGGGCGAACAGTCAGGGGCAGCAGACGCGACCGACGATGTGAAACAGCAACTCGCCGAGGCCAACCGCTTGTATCAAGAGAAGTTCGGATTTATATTTATTGTCTGTGCTACCGGAAGATCGGCCGACGAGATGCTGGCAATTTGCCGGGCACGCACACGCAATTCTGTCGAAACCGAATTGAAGCTCGCCGCGATCGAGCAATGGCAGATAACCGAGATACGGCTTAATAAGCTATTGGAAAAATGA
- the pucL gene encoding urate oxidase, with protein MAARIVKDNYGKSRVRLLKVDKRSPRHEIQSLTLAIALEGDFDAIHTDGDNSLCLPTDTMKNTVYALAGQTDEIESPEQFGLRLARHFLSNCDHVSRARIDINEHSWKRMKFNDAEHDHSFIRGSKEKRTAKIDVTRDAERIESGVEDLVVLKSAQSGFVGFIKDSYTTLPEVGDRILATSIKANWRYGKVEDATDDVFQGIRRTILRVFADHDSLSVQHTLYAIGDAVLTEFAQIYEIAFSLPNIHCLPVDVSKFGVEDKNCIFIPTDEPHGLIEARMTR; from the coding sequence ATGGCGGCTCGCATCGTCAAGGACAATTACGGCAAATCGCGCGTCCGCCTGCTCAAGGTCGATAAGCGTTCGCCCCGTCACGAGATCCAAAGTCTCACGCTAGCGATCGCGCTAGAGGGCGACTTTGACGCGATCCACACCGACGGCGATAACAGCCTCTGCCTGCCGACAGACACGATGAAAAATACCGTCTACGCCCTCGCCGGCCAGACGGATGAGATCGAATCGCCCGAGCAGTTCGGCCTGCGGCTCGCACGGCATTTCCTGTCGAATTGCGACCACGTTAGCCGGGCACGGATCGATATCAACGAACACTCGTGGAAGCGGATGAAGTTCAACGACGCCGAGCACGACCACTCGTTCATCCGCGGCTCAAAAGAGAAACGGACGGCAAAGATCGATGTCACCCGCGACGCCGAAAGGATCGAATCGGGCGTCGAGGACCTTGTCGTTCTCAAGTCGGCACAGTCGGGTTTTGTCGGGTTTATCAAGGATTCCTACACGACGCTGCCCGAGGTCGGCGATCGCATTTTGGCGACATCGATCAAGGCAAATTGGCGATATGGCAAGGTTGAGGACGCAACTGATGACGTTTTTCAGGGCATCCGGCGAACGATACTGAGGGTTTTTGCCGATCACGACAGCCTTTCGGTTCAGCACACGCTTTATGCCATCGGCGATGCTGTGTTGACCGAATTCGCGCAGATCTACGAGATCGCATTTTCGCTGCCAAATATCCATTGCCTGCCCGTCGACGTCTCAAAATTCGGTGTCGAGGACAAGAACTGCATCTTTATCCCGACTGACGAACCACACGGCCTGATCGAGGCGCGAATGACCCGATAA
- the allB gene encoding allantoinase AllB: MNPMDLTIRSSRVVLPDGVGAAAVRVADGKIIAVEDYDQARGGEVFDAGDSVVMAGLVDAHVHVNEPGRTEWEGYETATRAAAAGGVTTLVDMPLNSIPPTTTLAGLEEKLAAADGQCTVDVAFWGGVVPGNTAELAPLVTRGLRGFKCFLIHSGVDEFPHVSEDDLREAMPELARLGSVLLVHAEVAGPIDAAAQELANDDPRAYETFLRSRPREAENEAIAMMIGLCRETGCRVHIVHLSSSDALPMIREAKSEGLPLTVETCPHYLTFAAEDIADGATHFKCCPPVRERENRELLWAAIADGTIDMVVSDHSPCTPALKLLERGDFLDAWGGISALQFGLPVMWTNLSSRGFGLADLSRLMSERTAQFAGLGNRKGKLAAGYDADIVIWDPEADFTVRPELIHHRHKLTPYDGMHLKGLVDSVYVRGTRVFGKDAFSHTIAGNLIT; this comes from the coding sequence GTGAATCCGATGGACCTGACTATTCGGAGCAGTCGTGTTGTTTTGCCGGACGGTGTCGGTGCGGCGGCGGTGCGGGTTGCGGATGGAAAGATAATTGCTGTCGAGGACTACGACCAAGCACGCGGTGGCGAGGTGTTCGACGCGGGGGATTCGGTGGTGATGGCGGGGCTTGTCGATGCGCATGTGCATGTTAATGAGCCGGGGCGGACGGAGTGGGAAGGTTACGAGACGGCTACGCGGGCGGCGGCGGCGGGCGGGGTGACGACGCTGGTGGATATGCCGCTGAATTCGATTCCGCCGACTACGACGCTTGCGGGGTTGGAGGAGAAACTGGCGGCGGCGGACGGGCAATGCACGGTCGATGTCGCATTCTGGGGTGGCGTGGTGCCGGGCAATACGGCGGAACTTGCGCCGCTAGTGACACGCGGCCTGCGCGGGTTTAAGTGTTTTTTGATCCATTCGGGCGTTGATGAGTTTCCGCACGTGAGCGAAGACGATCTGCGTGAGGCGATGCCCGAGCTGGCACGTCTCGGCAGCGTTCTTTTGGTGCACGCCGAGGTCGCGGGGCCGATAGATGCGGCGGCTCAGGAGTTGGCGAACGACGATCCGCGGGCGTATGAAACTTTTCTCAGGTCGCGGCCCCGTGAGGCTGAGAACGAGGCTATCGCGATGATGATCGGCCTTTGCCGCGAAACCGGCTGCCGCGTGCATATCGTGCATCTGTCGTCGTCGGACGCCCTGCCGATGATCCGCGAAGCCAAATCGGAAGGCCTGCCGCTCACCGTCGAGACGTGCCCGCATTATTTGACGTTCGCGGCCGAGGATATCGCCGACGGCGCGACGCACTTCAAATGCTGCCCGCCCGTGCGCGAGCGCGAAAACCGCGAACTGCTCTGGGCGGCGATTGCCGACGGCACCATCGACATGGTCGTCTCAGATCACTCGCCCTGCACGCCCGCGCTGAAACTGCTCGAACGCGGCGATTTTCTCGACGCCTGGGGCGGCATCTCGGCACTGCAGTTCGGATTGCCCGTGATGTGGACGAACCTTTCTTCGCGCGGCTTTGGACTCGCCGATCTTTCGCGCCTCATGTCCGAGCGAACGGCGCAGTTCGCCGGACTCGGCAACCGCAAAGGCAAACTCGCCGCCGGCTACGACGCCGACATCGTCATATGGGACCCCGAAGCGGACTTTACCGTGCGGCCGGAGTTGATTCATCATCGCCACAAACTGACGCCGTACGACGGCATGCATCTCAAGGGACTTGTCGATTCAGTTTACGTTAGGGGCACTCGCGTCTTTGGAAAGGACGCGTTTTCGCATACAATCGCGGGGAACCTTATCACCTGA
- the alc gene encoding allantoicase — protein MSDFTQLVDLASEKLGGTVLFANDDFFAAKENLIKPHAAEWKEGLYTDNGKWMDGWETRRRRSPRLDEPFDWCIIRLGMPGEIKGVVVDTAFFRGNFPSHCSLDATTVDSNPHLDDLHNADWKEILPLSDLNGDSQNRFEIDGTGRVTHLRFKIYPDGGVARLRVHGHVMPDWEALRRRDSEIDLAAAENGGDVTHASDEFFGHRQNLIMPGLARDMSDGWESRRRRGPGHDWCVVRLGNAGSITRVEVDTSYFRGNYPESCTLEGGNGSEWRELLPMTSLQAHTRHVFNDVADLGAVTHCRFNIYPDGGVSRLRLFGRIA, from the coding sequence ATGAGCGATTTTACACAACTGGTCGATCTCGCTTCTGAAAAGCTCGGCGGCACGGTGTTGTTTGCCAATGACGATTTTTTTGCGGCGAAAGAGAACCTCATCAAACCGCACGCCGCCGAGTGGAAAGAGGGCCTTTACACCGACAACGGCAAATGGATGGACGGCTGGGAAACGCGGCGGCGGCGTTCACCGCGACTGGATGAGCCGTTCGACTGGTGCATCATCCGTCTCGGAATGCCGGGCGAGATCAAAGGCGTCGTGGTGGACACGGCGTTCTTTCGCGGTAATTTTCCTTCGCACTGCTCGCTCGACGCCACGACGGTCGATAGCAATCCGCACCTCGACGACCTTCATAACGCCGACTGGAAAGAGATACTACCGCTGTCGGATCTGAACGGCGATTCGCAGAATCGGTTTGAGATCGATGGCACCGGTCGCGTCACGCATCTGCGGTTCAAGATCTACCCCGACGGCGGCGTCGCGCGGCTGCGTGTTCATGGACATGTGATGCCCGACTGGGAGGCCCTGCGAAGGCGCGACAGCGAGATCGACCTCGCGGCGGCCGAGAACGGCGGCGATGTCACGCACGCGTCGGACGAATTCTTTGGCCACCGCCAGAACCTCATCATGCCCGGCCTCGCCCGCGATATGAGCGACGGCTGGGAATCGCGACGCCGACGCGGCCCCGGCCACGATTGGTGCGTTGTTCGACTCGGAAACGCCGGGAGCATCACGCGCGTCGAGGTCGATACGTCTTATTTTCGCGGCAATTATCCCGAAAGCTGCACGCTAGAGGGCGGTAACGGCAGCGAATGGCGCGAGCTCCTGCCGATGACGTCTCTGCAAGCACACACGCGGCATGTATTCAATGACGTGGCCGATCTCGGTGCCGTGACGCATTGTCGATTTAACATTTACCCCGACGGCGGCGTCAGTCGCCTGCGCCTGTTTGGACGGATCGCTTGA
- a CDS encoding phosphoenolpyruvate kinase — translation MKTSLSEASFGKFSSDLRTTLAEFALRYPGESGRRQPVHTVYGGAHLFKSDTTVKLGQLAVRSFEAFAPDADVFGGALDLPVALRETIHARVRDKLGREAVEDFRIDFEDGYGTRSDAEEDGHTVAAAEEVAKGMADGTLPPFIGIRIKTFSEELHARAIRTLDIFLTTLLDRTSGKLPDNFVITQPKIVTPAQVTTLVDILDEIEPKLGLAAGTLKMEMMIETTQSIIAADGSSGLPKMLDAARGRCVAAHFGTYDYTASCSITAAYQDMLHPACDFARHMMQVAFGGTGVWLSDGATNIMPVAPHRGDNLSAEQIAENNGVVHRAWRLHYDHCRHSLANAYYQGWDLHPGQLPTRYAAVFTFFLEGLDAASERLRNFVEKAAQATLVGDVFDDAATGQGLLNYFLRAINCGAISEAEATTRTSITLDELRSGSFVKILRNRQG, via the coding sequence ATGAAAACCTCGCTCTCCGAAGCCTCGTTCGGCAAATTCTCCTCCGATCTGCGCACGACGTTGGCCGAATTCGCTCTTCGCTATCCAGGCGAATCGGGCAGGCGTCAGCCCGTCCACACGGTTTACGGCGGGGCACATCTGTTCAAGTCAGATACGACGGTAAAACTCGGACAGCTTGCGGTGCGATCGTTCGAGGCATTTGCGCCGGATGCCGATGTTTTTGGTGGAGCCCTCGATCTGCCGGTCGCGTTGCGTGAGACCATTCATGCGCGGGTTCGCGATAAGCTCGGCCGCGAGGCCGTCGAGGATTTTCGCATCGACTTTGAGGACGGCTATGGCACGCGCAGTGATGCTGAAGAGGACGGGCACACCGTTGCTGCCGCCGAGGAAGTCGCAAAGGGCATGGCCGACGGCACGCTGCCGCCGTTCATCGGTATTCGGATAAAGACGTTTAGTGAGGAGCTGCACGCACGGGCTATTCGCACACTCGATATTTTCCTGACAACGCTGCTCGACCGAACCAGTGGCAAGCTGCCCGACAATTTTGTCATCACGCAGCCAAAGATCGTCACGCCAGCACAGGTCACGACACTGGTCGATATCCTTGACGAGATTGAGCCAAAGCTTGGCCTCGCGGCGGGCACACTCAAAATGGAAATGATGATCGAGACGACGCAATCGATCATCGCTGCTGACGGCTCTTCAGGCTTGCCAAAGATGCTCGATGCCGCTCGCGGCCGCTGCGTGGCGGCGCATTTTGGAACGTACGACTACACCGCCAGTTGCTCGATCACGGCCGCGTATCAAGACATGCTGCATCCGGCGTGCGATTTTGCCCGCCACATGATGCAGGTCGCATTCGGCGGCACCGGCGTATGGCTTTCGGACGGTGCGACAAACATAATGCCCGTCGCCCCGCATCGCGGCGATAATCTCTCGGCCGAGCAGATCGCGGAGAACAACGGCGTCGTTCACCGCGCGTGGCGACTGCACTACGACCATTGCCGCCATTCGCTCGCAAACGCCTATTACCAGGGCTGGGACCTGCATCCCGGACAACTGCCGACACGTTACGCGGCGGTGTTCACCTTCTTTCTCGAAGGGCTCGACGCCGCCAGCGAACGCCTGCGTAACTTTGTCGAGAAAGCCGCCCAGGCGACGCTCGTCGGCGATGTTTTTGACGACGCCGCGACGGGCCAGGGCTTGTTGAATTACTTCCTCCGGGCGATCAACTGCGGTGCGATCTCAGAGGCCGAGGCTACGACGCGAACGAGCATCACATTGGACGAACTTCGCTCCGGCTCCTTCGTAAAGATATTAAGGAACCGGCAAGGGTGA
- a CDS encoding site-specific DNA-methyltransferase: MKKYLVGDAFNLIKELPDESIDLILTSPPYWGLRTYGQEHNWATLRAWEKEKPRWESPSYKWYREHGGVLGLEPLPDWFISHLVEFFELSKPKLKAGGSLWVNLGDTYFARWSSIRDAGRQGLGSDIRTRRTTPMGRYLQEKQLLLIPSRFAIAMQEAKWILRNDLIWSKPNIPPGPKRDRLRLSHEHFFHFVKKPKEGRAAYYYDVDEAEADLDVVICNVRPGQNGHSATFPREIIAPRISSSCPEFGTMLDPFCGSGASVEAAASLGRNAIGFEIVEKFLPRETRYATG, from the coding sequence ATGAAGAAATATCTCGTTGGCGATGCATTCAATCTGATCAAGGAACTGCCCGATGAGAGTATTGACCTGATCCTGACGAGCCCGCCATACTGGGGCCTACGAACCTACGGGCAGGAGCATAATTGGGCAACGCTACGCGCGTGGGAAAAGGAAAAGCCGCGTTGGGAATCTCCTTCTTACAAGTGGTATCGCGAACATGGAGGGGTTCTTGGTCTCGAACCCTTACCCGACTGGTTTATTTCTCATCTAGTTGAATTCTTTGAACTCTCGAAACCAAAACTGAAGGCTGGGGGTAGTCTCTGGGTTAATCTCGGCGATACCTATTTCGCTCGCTGGTCGAGCATCCGTGACGCGGGGCGACAAGGTCTTGGTTCGGACATTCGGACACGCCGAACCACGCCAATGGGACGCTACCTGCAGGAAAAGCAGTTGTTATTAATTCCGTCCCGATTTGCTATCGCGATGCAAGAGGCGAAATGGATACTCAGGAATGACCTAATCTGGTCAAAACCGAATATTCCGCCCGGGCCAAAACGGGACAGACTCCGTTTATCGCATGAGCATTTCTTTCATTTTGTGAAGAAACCGAAGGAAGGCCGAGCGGCATACTACTATGACGTGGATGAGGCGGAAGCGGACCTTGATGTTGTGATATGTAATGTAAGACCTGGCCAGAACGGACATTCAGCAACTTTCCCACGTGAAATTATCGCTCCGAGAATCAGTTCATCGTGTCCTGAGTTTGGAACGATGCTTGATCCCTTTTGTGGTAGTGGTGCTTCAGTTGAAGCGGCGGCTAGTCTCGGGCGTAACGCAATAGGATTCGAAATAGTTGAAAAATTCTTACCGAGAGAGACCCGTTATGCCACAGGGTAG
- the uraH gene encoding hydroxyisourate hydrolase, which yields MSAITTHVLDTTSGKPGAGIPAVLERKTHTSGWQAIAEGITDVDGRINDFLSTREAFLPGHYRLIFEIGPYFLLQNIECFFPQVTVSFVVKDTVQHYHVPLLMSPFGYSTYRGS from the coding sequence ATGAGCGCAATCACGACACACGTACTCGACACGACATCGGGCAAGCCCGGCGCAGGAATTCCGGCCGTGCTTGAGCGAAAAACGCACACTTCCGGCTGGCAGGCAATTGCCGAGGGAATTACCGATGTGGACGGCCGCATCAACGACTTTCTCTCAACGCGCGAGGCCTTTTTGCCTGGACACTATCGGCTGATATTCGAGATCGGGCCGTATTTCCTGCTGCAGAATATCGAGTGCTTCTTTCCGCAGGTGACAGTGAGTTTTGTCGTCAAGGACACTGTCCAGCACTATCACGTGCCGCTGCTGATGAGCCCATTCGGCTACTCGACCTATCGCGGAAGCTAA